A DNA window from Ictalurus punctatus breed USDA103 chromosome 11, Coco_2.0, whole genome shotgun sequence contains the following coding sequences:
- the plcxd1 gene encoding PI-PLC X domain-containing protein 1 isoform X1 produces the protein MSSEAPSEGRLVSLGGLSMDRWMASLPSGLWDIPLWNLAIPGSHNAITYCLDMNNRSPIDLKQPDMLQRLDKYMKPIIRPFVYKWAITQECCVKEQLDCGVRYCDLRIAHRPNDNSSDLYFYHGVYTTITVETVLKEIRTWLDAHPKEIVILSFSHFQGLNQELHTLLISTIKSVFNSKLCPKTDAVTLRSLWSSGYQAIVSYEHNLANCHTALWSHIPYWWANKCKAEALIEEFERRKQHGRPGGFFVTGINLTEDLKYICSHPTESLKDMVMATYPTLLGWVREQKPGSGADSLNIIAADFVTESEFIPTVIALNENLLSRST, from the exons ATGTCATCTGAAGCTCCATCAGAGGGAAGACTGGTGTCGCTCGGAGGCCTGTCCATGGACCGATGGATGGCCAGTCTGCCAAGTGGACTCTGGGACATCCCTTTGTGGAATCTGGCCATCCCAG GAAGTCATAACGCGATCACGTACTGTTTGGATATGAATAACCGCTCGCCCATTGACCTCAAGCAGCCCGATATGCTCCAGAGGCTAGACAAGTACATGAAGCCCATCATACGGCCGTTTGTTTACAAGTGGGCGATTACGCAG GAGTGCTGCGTGAAGGAACAGTTGGACTGCGGCGTAAGATACTGCGATCTCAGGATAGCGCACCGGCCCAACGACAACTCCTCTGATCTCTACTTCTACCATGGAGTTTACACCACTATTACCGTAGAG ACCGTACTGAAGGAAATCAGGACATGGCTGGACGCTCATCCTAAAGAGATAGTCATCCTGTCCTTCAGTCATTTCCAGGGCTTGAATCAAGAGCTCCACACGCTCCTCATCTCCACCATAAAGAGCGTGTTCAACTCCAAGCTGTGTCCTAAAACG GACGCGGTCACGCTGAGGAGCCTGTGGAGTTCGGGTTACCAGGCGATCGTCTCGTACGAGCACAACTTGGCTAACTGCCACACGGCGCTGTGGTCTCATATACCGTACTGGTGGGCTAACAAATGTAAGGCGGAAGCGCTGATCGAGGAGTTTGAACGCAGGAAGCAACACGGCCGTCCGG GAGGCTTCTTTGTGACGGGTATCAATCTCACCGAGGACCTGAAGTACATCTGTTCGCATCCCACGGAGTCGCTCAAGGACATGGTCATGGCGACGTACCCGACGCTGCTCGGCTGGGTCCGGGAGCAGAAACCCGGATCCGGCGCCGACTCGCTCAATATCATCGCTGCCGATTTCGTGACCGAGAGCGAGTTCATACCGACTGTCATAGCGCTGAATGAAAATCTACTGAGTAGAAGCacatga
- the plcxd1 gene encoding PI-PLC X domain-containing protein 1 isoform X2, which produces MNNRSPIDLKQPDMLQRLDKYMKPIIRPFVYKWAITQECCVKEQLDCGVRYCDLRIAHRPNDNSSDLYFYHGVYTTITVETVLKEIRTWLDAHPKEIVILSFSHFQGLNQELHTLLISTIKSVFNSKLCPKTDAVTLRSLWSSGYQAIVSYEHNLANCHTALWSHIPYWWANKCKAEALIEEFERRKQHGRPGGFFVTGINLTEDLKYICSHPTESLKDMVMATYPTLLGWVREQKPGSGADSLNIIAADFVTESEFIPTVIALNENLLSRST; this is translated from the exons ATGAATAACCGCTCGCCCATTGACCTCAAGCAGCCCGATATGCTCCAGAGGCTAGACAAGTACATGAAGCCCATCATACGGCCGTTTGTTTACAAGTGGGCGATTACGCAG GAGTGCTGCGTGAAGGAACAGTTGGACTGCGGCGTAAGATACTGCGATCTCAGGATAGCGCACCGGCCCAACGACAACTCCTCTGATCTCTACTTCTACCATGGAGTTTACACCACTATTACCGTAGAG ACCGTACTGAAGGAAATCAGGACATGGCTGGACGCTCATCCTAAAGAGATAGTCATCCTGTCCTTCAGTCATTTCCAGGGCTTGAATCAAGAGCTCCACACGCTCCTCATCTCCACCATAAAGAGCGTGTTCAACTCCAAGCTGTGTCCTAAAACG GACGCGGTCACGCTGAGGAGCCTGTGGAGTTCGGGTTACCAGGCGATCGTCTCGTACGAGCACAACTTGGCTAACTGCCACACGGCGCTGTGGTCTCATATACCGTACTGGTGGGCTAACAAATGTAAGGCGGAAGCGCTGATCGAGGAGTTTGAACGCAGGAAGCAACACGGCCGTCCGG GAGGCTTCTTTGTGACGGGTATCAATCTCACCGAGGACCTGAAGTACATCTGTTCGCATCCCACGGAGTCGCTCAAGGACATGGTCATGGCGACGTACCCGACGCTGCTCGGCTGGGTCCGGGAGCAGAAACCCGGATCCGGCGCCGACTCGCTCAATATCATCGCTGCCGATTTCGTGACCGAGAGCGAGTTCATACCGACTGTCATAGCGCTGAATGAAAATCTACTGAGTAGAAGCacatga